From Oxyura jamaicensis isolate SHBP4307 breed ruddy duck chromosome 19, BPBGC_Ojam_1.0, whole genome shotgun sequence, the proteins below share one genomic window:
- the DYNLL2 gene encoding dynein light chain 2, cytoplasmic, translated as MSDRKAVIKNADMSEDMQQDAVDCATQAMEKYNIEKDIAAYIKKEFDKKYNPTWHCIVGRNFGSYVTHETKHFIYFYLGQVAILLFKSG; from the exons ATGTCTGACAGAAAGGCTGTCATCAAGAATGCGGACATGTCCGAGGACATGCAGCAGGATGCTGTTGACTGTGCCACACAGGCAATGGAGAAGTACAACATAGAAAAGGACATTGCAGCATATATAAAGAAG gaATTTGACAAGAAATACAACCCAACTTGGCACTGCATTGTTGGCAGAAACTTTGGCAGCTATGTAACACACGAGACAAAGCACTTCATCTATTTTTACTTGGGTCAGGTTGCAATTCTTCTCTTCAAGTCTGGATAG